A genomic window from Cytobacillus suaedae includes:
- a CDS encoding lipase family protein — MKINKAEALLLARCCLLTYNQYEKNGEFTPPEHFKVVDTFKADVFGSKEWFGFIIESKDSIIVAFRGTDSDPDWIADADIIQHHFPYDTNKTLVHGGFLSIYESCRNQLLLKLHSLSDQKKLFITGHSLGAALAVLHAMDVYDNTDYKELTLFTLAGPRVGNGAFASSYNHKIKNSIRVVNTNDIIPMLPPKRLYNPFTGKYSSYRHVSKQVSFSHQTGTLRGNHSIYTYIKGLEEL; from the coding sequence ATGAAGATTAATAAAGCTGAGGCACTATTGCTAGCAAGATGTTGTCTTCTGACGTATAATCAATACGAAAAAAACGGAGAATTTACTCCACCTGAACATTTTAAAGTTGTTGATACTTTTAAGGCTGATGTATTTGGCTCAAAGGAATGGTTTGGTTTTATCATCGAATCTAAAGACTCAATCATAGTTGCCTTCCGGGGAACAGACTCTGACCCAGATTGGATTGCAGATGCGGACATAATTCAGCACCACTTTCCATACGATACAAATAAGACTCTTGTACACGGGGGATTCCTATCAATCTATGAATCTTGTAGAAACCAGCTTCTATTAAAACTCCATTCACTCTCGGATCAAAAAAAGTTATTCATTACAGGTCATAGTTTGGGAGCTGCATTAGCGGTTTTACATGCTATGGATGTTTATGATAATACAGACTATAAAGAACTAACACTTTTTACATTGGCCGGTCCACGTGTAGGAAATGGTGCATTTGCATCCTCGTATAATCACAAGATTAAGAATTCCATTCGAGTTGTCAATACAAATGACATCATTCCAATGCTCCCACCTAAAAGGCTATACAACCCCTTTACAGGAAAATATAGTTCTTACCGACATGTTAGTAAGCAAGTAAGCTTTTCTCACCAAACAGGGACTCTTAGAGGCAATCATAGCATTTATACTTATATAAAAGGCCTTGAAGAATTATAA
- the glgA gene encoding glycogen synthase GlgA yields MKVLFVVSECVPFIKSGGLADVAGALPKELKNLGTDVRIMLPKYGQIPTQFKEKMEKVSEFNVQLGWRSQYCGIEVLTYEGITYYFIDNEYYFNRERLYGYYDDGERFSFFCHAVLQAIPNIEFTPDVIHCHDWHTGMVNFLLKHEYKDEAYSSIRTIFTIHNLQFQGVFPKGILGDLLNLSEEYFTSDKLEFFGNVNFMKAAIVSSDLITTVSPTYKDEIQSKYYGEKLDGLLRKYNEKLVGILNGIDDEIYNPKTDTLIARKYEYTKIKSKEFNKQSLQKQFGLPKRKDIPVLSIISRLTEQKGLDLIIHVIEEMLSKDLQMIILGTGDEKYENIFLTLAGHYPDKLKVMIGFDEKLAHQIYAGSDLFLMPSKFEPCGLGQLISLRYGTIPIVRETGGLNDTVQSFNESTGIGNGFSFKNFNAHDMLYTVNRAIDLFQDKEVWAKIVGEAMSRDYSWAQSAFKYNQLYAGLLVRSGMNVHQQRDV; encoded by the coding sequence GTGAAAGTGTTATTTGTTGTATCAGAGTGTGTTCCCTTTATAAAATCAGGTGGTTTAGCAGATGTAGCTGGAGCCCTTCCAAAAGAATTAAAAAACTTGGGAACAGACGTAAGGATTATGCTGCCAAAATACGGGCAAATTCCTACACAATTTAAAGAAAAGATGGAAAAAGTGAGTGAGTTTAATGTTCAACTAGGTTGGAGATCTCAATACTGTGGTATCGAGGTTTTGACTTATGAGGGAATCACTTATTACTTTATCGATAATGAGTATTATTTTAATAGAGAACGCCTTTATGGATATTATGATGATGGCGAAAGGTTTTCTTTTTTCTGCCATGCGGTATTACAAGCTATTCCTAACATTGAATTTACACCGGATGTTATTCATTGTCATGACTGGCACACAGGAATGGTAAACTTTTTATTGAAACATGAGTACAAAGATGAGGCTTATTCTTCCATTCGTACGATTTTCACCATTCATAATCTTCAATTCCAAGGTGTATTTCCAAAGGGGATTTTAGGTGATTTGCTAAATCTGTCAGAGGAGTACTTTACAAGTGATAAACTTGAGTTCTTTGGGAATGTAAATTTTATGAAAGCAGCAATCGTTTCATCCGATTTAATTACGACTGTTAGTCCAACTTATAAAGATGAAATACAAAGCAAGTACTATGGTGAAAAATTAGATGGATTACTACGAAAGTATAATGAGAAATTAGTTGGGATTTTAAATGGAATAGACGATGAAATATATAACCCGAAGACAGATACTCTTATTGCAAGAAAATATGAATACACGAAAATAAAAAGCAAAGAATTTAATAAACAATCCTTACAGAAACAATTTGGATTACCAAAACGAAAAGATATACCTGTTCTATCAATCATCTCAAGGTTAACTGAACAAAAAGGTCTTGATTTAATCATCCATGTTATTGAAGAAATGTTATCAAAGGATCTACAGATGATTATCCTAGGAACCGGTGATGAGAAATATGAAAATATCTTTTTAACATTGGCTGGGCACTATCCAGATAAGTTAAAAGTGATGATTGGATTTGATGAAAAATTAGCACACCAAATCTATGCAGGTTCTGATTTGTTCTTAATGCCTTCAAAATTCGAACCATGTGGTTTAGGCCAACTAATTTCATTGCGTTATGGTACAATCCCGATTGTTCGTGAAACAGGGGGATTAAACGATACTGTTCAATCCTTTAATGAAAGCACTGGTATCGGAAATGGCTTTAGTTTTAAGAATTTTAACGCACATGATATGCTCTACACTGTTAATCGTGCTATCGACTTATTTCAGGATAAGGAAGTATGGGCAAAGATAGTTGGAGAAGCAATGTCACGTGACTACAGCTGGGCACAATCTGCTTTTAAATATAATCAGCTTTATGCAGGTTTACTTGTTAGGAGTGGAATGAATGTTCACCAACAAAGAGACGTTTAA
- a CDS encoding penicillin acylase family protein, producing MNGEVSINKQTRAKKKGLKLALIALVSLLILIAAIVLAGYLFIKKGLPTVDGEVTVSGLENQVKVYRDENGVPHIEAKTERDLYIAQGYVTAQDRLFQMDLSRRQASGELSEVIGASTVDKDKFFRALGLRRAAEASYGIYSAEAQQVLNWYAEGVNAYINEAIESNSLPIEFALAGYKPREWTAIDSLTIGKYMAYDLGGHWEGQAFRHHMAWVVPEDKLLELFPVYPEDGATVIQALKENPMDLTKSFASVDVPDEFNGSNNWVVSGDKTESGFPYLANDPHLSLATPSIWYEIHLKSPQVNVNGVIFAGIPGVILGRNEKIAWGVTNVGPDVQDLYIEKRNPENENEFLYMDKWEQATVIDEPIKVKDGETIPYKVTITRHGPIISEFALDNRSDTALALKWTALSPSTELEAVLRFNKASNWEEFKEALTYFHTPAQNFVFADLEGNIAYRANGHIPIRKKGDSSVPVPGWTDEYEWEGFIPWEELPTVINPEEGFIATANNKIVNDDYPYHITHTWAQPYRQQRIIDVLSGKEKLSIEDMKKLQFDQYNLQAEEFVPILEGMLNKDKLREVDKDALQLLSKWDFNDSKDLGAPLVFHLWMAEIGDVIFESKVPKELNGLFEGRAQIVDEMIRKANNGEESIWIKDAGGIDKVISSAYERTIAKITEIQGDNVAKWSWGEYHAVPFTHPLSAIKPLNYLFNFKDPVPMGGSRVTVGAAGWSSTTGLVNHGGAWRTVVDLANLTKSYNVVGPGQSGNVLSKWYNNQVEPWTTGGYHTTYTESYENEEYKLLLNPGK from the coding sequence TTGAATGGTGAGGTAAGTATAAACAAACAGACTAGGGCTAAAAAGAAAGGATTAAAGCTCGCACTGATAGCTTTAGTTTCACTTTTAATCTTAATCGCTGCAATTGTTTTAGCAGGATATTTATTTATTAAAAAGGGACTACCAACTGTAGACGGGGAGGTAACTGTTTCAGGGCTTGAAAATCAGGTGAAAGTCTATCGAGACGAGAATGGTGTTCCACACATCGAGGCAAAAACGGAAAGAGATTTATATATCGCACAAGGGTATGTAACAGCACAGGATCGCTTATTCCAAATGGACTTATCTAGGAGACAAGCTTCAGGGGAGTTAAGTGAAGTGATAGGAGCTTCAACTGTTGACAAAGATAAGTTCTTCAGGGCTCTTGGTTTACGAAGGGCAGCTGAGGCAAGCTATGGTATCTATTCTGCAGAAGCACAGCAAGTATTAAATTGGTATGCTGAAGGTGTAAATGCATATATAAATGAGGCAATAGAATCAAACTCTTTACCAATTGAGTTCGCATTAGCGGGGTATAAGCCAAGGGAGTGGACTGCGATAGATTCACTTACAATTGGGAAATACATGGCATATGATTTGGGCGGACACTGGGAAGGTCAGGCATTCCGACACCATATGGCCTGGGTTGTACCTGAAGATAAGCTATTAGAATTATTTCCTGTTTACCCTGAGGATGGTGCTACTGTAATACAGGCACTAAAAGAAAATCCAATGGATCTTACGAAAAGCTTTGCTTCTGTGGATGTTCCAGACGAATTCAATGGTAGTAATAACTGGGTTGTATCAGGAGATAAAACAGAATCTGGTTTTCCATACTTAGCGAATGATCCCCATTTAAGTCTTGCAACACCTTCTATCTGGTATGAGATACACCTTAAAAGTCCTCAAGTGAATGTGAATGGTGTAATCTTTGCCGGAATTCCTGGAGTCATACTTGGAAGAAATGAGAAGATTGCATGGGGTGTTACGAATGTTGGTCCAGACGTACAGGATTTATATATTGAAAAACGCAATCCGGAAAATGAAAATGAATTTTTATACATGGACAAGTGGGAACAAGCAACGGTTATCGATGAACCAATAAAGGTGAAAGATGGGGAAACTATTCCTTACAAAGTGACAATCACTCGCCATGGACCAATTATATCTGAATTTGCACTCGACAATAGATCTGATACTGCTCTTGCTTTAAAATGGACTGCCTTAAGTCCATCAACAGAACTAGAGGCAGTACTAAGATTTAACAAGGCAAGTAATTGGGAGGAGTTCAAGGAGGCATTAACTTATTTCCATACTCCGGCCCAAAACTTTGTTTTTGCTGATCTAGAAGGAAATATTGCTTATCGAGCAAATGGTCATATACCAATTCGTAAAAAAGGTGATAGCTCGGTGCCAGTTCCTGGTTGGACGGATGAATACGAATGGGAAGGCTTTATTCCTTGGGAAGAGCTGCCAACGGTTATTAATCCGGAAGAAGGGTTTATTGCGACAGCCAACAATAAGATAGTAAATGATGATTACCCTTATCATATTACTCATACATGGGCACAACCCTACCGTCAACAAAGGATTATTGATGTGTTATCTGGAAAAGAGAAGCTTTCTATCGAGGATATGAAGAAGCTTCAGTTTGATCAATACAACCTGCAGGCAGAGGAGTTTGTTCCAATTTTAGAAGGGATGCTGAATAAAGATAAATTACGAGAAGTGGATAAAGACGCCTTACAATTGCTTTCAAAGTGGGATTTCAATGATAGTAAGGATTTAGGTGCACCCCTAGTCTTCCATTTATGGATGGCGGAAATTGGCGATGTGATTTTTGAAAGTAAAGTACCGAAAGAATTAAACGGACTCTTTGAAGGAAGGGCCCAGATTGTTGATGAAATGATACGTAAAGCAAATAATGGTGAAGAAAGCATATGGATTAAGGATGCAGGTGGAATTGACAAGGTTATATCTTCTGCATATGAACGAACCATTGCAAAAATCACAGAAATCCAAGGTGATAACGTAGCTAAGTGGTCATGGGGTGAATACCATGCAGTTCCATTTACTCACCCATTGTCTGCTATAAAGCCATTGAATTACTTATTTAACTTTAAAGACCCCGTTCCTATGGGAGGGAGTCGCGTTACAGTCGGAGCAGCAGGATGGAGTAGTACAACTGGTCTGGTTAATCACGGAGGTGCTTGGCGAACAGTTGTGGATTTAGCGAATTTAACAAAAAGCTATAATGTTGTAGGACCTGGTCAATCAGGGAATGTGTTAAGCAAATGGTATAACAATCAAGTAGAGCCATGGACAACAGGAGGATACCACACAACTTATACAGAGTCCTATGAAAACGAAGAGTACAAATTACTATTGAATCCTGGAAAATAA
- a CDS encoding glycogen/starch/alpha-glucan phosphorylase, with the protein MFTNKETFKKVFCNRLEMMSGKSFSESTSRDHYNTLGSLIREYISSNWIQTNEKYRSSNQKQVYYLSIEFLLGRLLGNNLINLGINQIVEEGLLELGINIKDIEEAEADAGLGNGGLGRLAACFLDSLASLNFPGHGCGIRYKHGLFDQKIIEGYQVEYPEQWLRHGNVWEIRKSDQAAEISFWGEVESYYHERKLKFRHVNAEKITAVPYDIPVIGYGTDSVNTLQLWNAEPSPFPHNKNILEYKRETEAVSEFLYPDDTHDDGKILRLKQQYFLVSASLQSILRNYKSRHGSLEDLHNGVAIHINDTHPVLAVPELMRILMDEEGMGWDEAWQVTTNTISYTNHTTLSEALEKWPIYIFKPLLPRIFMIVEEINERFCKELWKLYPGDWNRIENMAVIAHGVVKMAHLAIVGSYSVNGVAKLHSEILKKREMKLFYEVYPEKFNNKTNGITHRRWLLKANPHLSELLTETIGNDWIYEPNSLLELKNHRHDSTVLERLYDVKITRKEILAKRILAQTGIVVDPYSIFDVQVKRLHEYKRQLLNVLHIMYLYNRMKEDSSFIIHPRTFIFGAKASPGYYYAKKIIKLINSVAEKVNSDKQTSQYLKVIFIENYRVSVAEDIFPAADVSEQISTASKEASGTGNMKFMMNGALTIGTLDGANIEIKDAVGNENIFTFGLKAEEVLHYYQNGGYYSNEYYYHDKRISQVLEQLINGHFPETEGDFEAIYDSLLTQNDQYFVLRDFASYIEAQERVNDAYQDRNKWLEKSLLNIAHSGYFSSDRTIREYAKQIWKIES; encoded by the coding sequence ATGTTCACCAACAAAGAGACGTTTAAGAAGGTATTTTGCAATAGACTTGAAATGATGTCTGGTAAAAGTTTCTCTGAATCGACAAGTAGAGATCATTACAATACTCTTGGTAGTTTAATAAGAGAGTATATTAGCTCAAACTGGATACAAACGAATGAGAAATATCGTAGTAGCAATCAGAAACAGGTTTACTATTTGTCAATTGAGTTTCTACTTGGGAGATTATTAGGGAATAATCTTATAAACCTTGGAATAAATCAAATCGTTGAAGAAGGCCTGTTAGAGCTAGGCATTAACATAAAAGATATTGAAGAAGCTGAAGCAGATGCTGGTTTAGGTAATGGAGGGTTGGGAAGATTAGCCGCATGTTTTCTTGATTCCTTAGCTTCCTTAAATTTCCCAGGGCACGGTTGTGGCATCCGATATAAACATGGATTATTTGATCAAAAGATAATAGAAGGATATCAGGTTGAATACCCAGAGCAATGGTTACGTCACGGAAATGTTTGGGAGATACGGAAGTCTGATCAAGCCGCAGAGATAAGCTTCTGGGGAGAAGTTGAATCCTACTATCATGAAAGAAAACTTAAATTTAGACATGTAAATGCCGAGAAGATTACAGCTGTACCTTATGATATTCCTGTTATCGGATATGGTACAGACTCAGTTAATACACTACAATTATGGAATGCAGAACCTTCACCATTCCCACATAATAAGAACATTCTAGAGTATAAGAGAGAGACAGAAGCGGTCTCAGAGTTTTTATATCCCGATGATACTCATGATGATGGGAAAATTCTAAGGCTAAAACAGCAGTACTTCTTAGTATCTGCTAGCCTACAGAGTATATTACGAAATTATAAATCTAGGCATGGTAGTCTTGAGGATTTGCATAATGGAGTAGCAATCCATATTAATGACACACATCCAGTATTAGCAGTACCGGAATTAATGAGGATCTTGATGGATGAAGAAGGTATGGGATGGGATGAAGCATGGCAAGTTACAACAAATACCATCTCTTATACGAATCATACCACTTTATCTGAGGCATTAGAGAAATGGCCTATTTATATTTTTAAGCCTTTATTACCAAGGATCTTTATGATTGTAGAAGAAATAAATGAGCGCTTTTGTAAAGAGCTTTGGAAACTGTACCCAGGCGATTGGAATCGAATTGAGAATATGGCTGTAATCGCTCATGGTGTTGTTAAAATGGCTCATTTAGCAATTGTAGGAAGTTATAGTGTGAATGGTGTGGCTAAGCTACATTCTGAGATTTTGAAAAAACGTGAAATGAAATTATTTTATGAGGTCTACCCTGAGAAATTTAATAATAAAACGAATGGAATTACTCATCGACGCTGGTTATTAAAGGCGAACCCTCACCTATCAGAATTGCTTACAGAAACAATAGGGAACGATTGGATTTATGAGCCCAATTCTTTACTAGAATTAAAGAATCATAGACATGACTCTACTGTACTTGAAAGGCTGTACGATGTAAAAATAACTAGAAAAGAAATTTTAGCAAAGCGCATTTTAGCACAAACAGGTATTGTGGTTGATCCTTATTCAATTTTTGATGTACAGGTAAAACGTCTACATGAGTATAAGCGCCAGCTTTTAAATGTACTACATATCATGTACTTATATAATCGAATGAAAGAGGATTCTAGTTTTATCATTCATCCTCGTACCTTTATATTTGGAGCAAAAGCATCCCCAGGCTATTATTATGCTAAAAAGATAATAAAACTGATTAATTCAGTAGCTGAAAAGGTTAATAGTGATAAGCAAACTTCCCAGTATCTTAAGGTAATATTTATTGAAAACTATCGTGTTTCGGTTGCAGAGGATATTTTTCCAGCAGCAGATGTAAGTGAACAGATTTCAACTGCTAGTAAAGAAGCATCAGGAACCGGAAATATGAAGTTTATGATGAACGGTGCTTTAACAATCGGCACATTGGATGGTGCGAATATTGAAATCAAAGATGCTGTAGGCAATGAGAATATCTTTACCTTTGGATTAAAGGCTGAGGAAGTACTTCACTATTATCAAAATGGGGGATATTATTCAAACGAATACTATTACCATGACAAACGAATTAGCCAGGTATTAGAACAATTAATTAACGGTCATTTCCCAGAAACTGAGGGGGACTTTGAGGCAATTTATGACTCACTCCTAACTCAGAATGACCAATATTTTGTTCTTAGAGATTTTGCTTCTTATATAGAAGCACAAGAGCGGGTTAACGATGCTTATCAGGATCGGAATAAGTGGTTGGAGAAGAGTCTATTAAATATTGCTCACTCTGGGTACTTTTCAAGTGATCGAACGATTCGCGAGTATGCTAAACAAATCTGGAAAATAGAATCCTAG